One part of the Helicobacter cetorum MIT 99-5656 genome encodes these proteins:
- a CDS encoding cytochrome-c peroxidase, with the protein MKKSLLFGVTAFCVALSCVHAISDLGLIKKARENHLEPMPIGKALREYQIKKTKDVGIGTKNAEIMTEAQIELGKMLYFDPRISTSYLVSCNTCHNLGLGGVDLAPKAVGTQWKSNPHFLNSPTVYNSVFNDVQFWDGRVTRLGEQAQGPIQAPFEMGADPKVVVEKINSMPGYVKLFKKAYGSKVKIDFKLIADSIAMFEATLITPSRYDDFLRGNAKALSKAEQEGLEVFIEKGCVGCHNGINLGGSMQAFGVVKPYKFANVGDFKGDKNGLVKVPTLRNITETMPYFHNGQFWDVKDAIKEMGSIQLGIQISDEEAKKIEVFFGALKGKKPKITYPELPAITDKTPKPVY; encoded by the coding sequence GTGAAAAAATCACTTTTGTTTGGTGTTACAGCGTTTTGCGTGGCACTTTCTTGTGTGCATGCAATCAGTGATTTGGGATTGATTAAGAAGGCTAGAGAAAATCATTTAGAGCCTATGCCTATAGGTAAAGCGCTTAGAGAATATCAAATCAAAAAAACTAAAGATGTGGGTATTGGCACTAAAAACGCAGAAATAATGACAGAAGCTCAAATTGAATTGGGCAAAATGCTTTATTTTGACCCAAGAATTTCTACTTCTTACTTAGTATCTTGTAACACTTGCCACAATCTAGGGCTTGGTGGCGTGGATTTAGCCCCTAAAGCTGTAGGCACTCAATGGAAGAGTAATCCTCACTTTTTAAACTCTCCAACCGTGTATAACTCAGTCTTTAATGATGTGCAATTTTGGGATGGCAGAGTTACACGCTTAGGCGAGCAAGCTCAAGGACCTATTCAAGCCCCTTTTGAAATGGGTGCTGACCCCAAAGTGGTAGTAGAAAAAATTAATTCTATGCCCGGCTATGTGAAACTCTTTAAAAAAGCTTATGGCTCCAAAGTAAAAATTGATTTCAAGCTTATTGCTGATAGCATCGCCATGTTTGAAGCGACTTTAATAACCCCAAGCCGCTATGATGATTTCTTAAGAGGCAATGCAAAAGCCTTAAGCAAAGCAGAACAAGAGGGCTTAGAAGTATTTATTGAAAAGGGTTGTGTGGGTTGTCATAATGGTATTAATTTAGGTGGTTCTATGCAAGCCTTTGGCGTGGTTAAACCTTATAAATTCGCTAATGTGGGCGATTTCAAAGGCGATAAAAATGGGCTTGTTAAAGTGCCGACTCTAAGAAATATCACAGAAACCATGCCCTATTTCCATAACGGACAATTTTGGGATGTCAAAGATGCGATTAAGGAGATGGGTTCCATTCAGTTAGGCATTCAAATTAGTGATGAAGAAGCTAAAAAAATTGAAGTTTTCTTTGGTGCCTTAAAGGGCAAAAAACCAAAAATCACCTACCCAGAGCTTCCTGCAATAACAGATAAAACCCCAAAACCTGTTTATTAG
- the dnaE gene encoding DNA polymerase III subunit alpha, whose product MKETKAFTHLHLHTEYSLLDGANKIKVLAKRIKELGMKSVSMTDHGNMFGVIDFYTSMKKEGIKPIIGMEAYIHNDENLSSKENKQRFHLCLFAKNQEGYENLMYLSSMAYLEGFYYFPRINKKLLREHSKGIIASSACLQGEINIHLRINNNEVIRKYGAKGYDEAKRIACEYQEIFEEDFYLEIMRHGILDQRFIDEQVIRMSLETGLKIIATNDTHYTMPNDAKAQEIAMCVAMGKILNDKGRLKHSVHEFYIKSPEEMAKLFADIPEALANTQEIAEKCTLEIDLKDDKFNPPTPPSFKFTKTYAQNEGLDFEDDASYFAYKAREGLKERLKLVPETEHKKYQERLEKEIEVITNMKFPGYMLIVWDFIRHAKEVGIPVGPGRGSAAGSLVAFALKITNIDPLKYDLLFERFLNPERISMPDIDTDFCQRRRKEIIEYMIEKYGKYNVAQVITFNKMLAKGVIRDVARVLDMPYKEADDFAKLIPNRLGITLKGYEKNGEFVEGAWELEPKIKELVESNDLARQVWEYSLNLENLNRNAGVHAAALVVDSEKELWHKTPLFASEKTGGIVTQYSMKYLEPVDLIKFDFLGLKTLTVIDDALKIIKTQHKIDLDFLSLDMDDPKVYKTIQSGDTVGIFQIESGMFQGLNKRLRPSSFEDIIAIIALGRPGPMESGMVDDFVNRKHGIEPITYAFKDLEPILKPTYGTIVYQEQVMQIVQTIGGFSLGEADLIRRAMGKKDAQIMADNKAKFVEGAKNLGHDSKKAADLWDLIVKFAGYGFNKSHSAAYAMITFQTAYLKTYYKHEFMAAMLTSESNKIESVARYIDEVRALEIEVMPPHVNTSMQDFSVTEFENEKGALEKKIVFGLGAIKGAGGEPIKNIIEERAKGDYKSLEDFISRVDFSKITKKSLEPLVKSGSLDNLGYTRKTMLANLDLICDAGRAKDKANEMMQGSNSLFGAMESEEKEQVVLNMTDLGEHDAKTLLEYEYEILGIHVSGNPLDEFKEEIKGFKNLVKSIDIEELEIGSQAYLLGKIMEVKKKIGKRSGKPYGTADILDRYGKFELMLFEKQLNALEELDINKPLVFKCKIEEQEEVARLRLFEILDLESAREVKIPKARYKDPNKEKEDVREIPPVEMLASSSCSLAIVLENDVKKEFLKQIKESALKHQGKHPLCLIVKDKGKQFKFQSDLLVDESIKEEFKELEWRDLA is encoded by the coding sequence ATGAAAGAAACTAAAGCGTTCACGCATTTACACTTACACACTGAATATTCGCTTTTAGATGGGGCTAATAAGATTAAAGTCTTAGCCAAACGCATTAAAGAGCTAGGCATGAAAAGTGTGAGTATGACCGACCATGGGAATATGTTTGGAGTGATTGATTTTTATACGAGCATGAAAAAAGAGGGCATTAAGCCTATTATAGGCATGGAAGCCTATATTCATAATGATGAAAATCTCTCTAGCAAAGAGAACAAACAGCGTTTCCATTTGTGCTTGTTCGCTAAAAATCAAGAGGGTTATGAAAACTTGATGTATTTAAGCTCTATGGCATATTTAGAGGGGTTTTATTATTTTCCACGCATTAATAAAAAGCTTTTAAGAGAGCATTCTAAGGGGATTATTGCTTCTAGTGCGTGTTTGCAAGGCGAAATCAACATTCATTTAAGAATTAATAATAATGAAGTAATTCGCAAGTATGGGGCTAAAGGCTATGATGAGGCTAAAAGAATTGCTTGTGAATACCAAGAGATTTTTGAAGAGGATTTTTATTTAGAGATTATGCGTCATGGTATATTAGACCAGCGCTTTATTGATGAACAAGTGATTAGAATGTCCTTAGAAACGGGGCTAAAAATCATTGCTACAAACGACACCCACTACACCATGCCAAATGACGCTAAGGCTCAAGAAATTGCGATGTGTGTGGCTATGGGTAAAATTTTAAACGATAAGGGGCGTTTAAAGCACTCTGTGCATGAGTTTTACATTAAATCGCCTGAAGAAATGGCGAAATTATTTGCTGATATTCCAGAAGCTCTAGCTAACACGCAAGAAATTGCTGAAAAATGCACCTTAGAAATTGATTTAAAAGATGATAAATTTAACCCCCCAACCCCCCCAAGCTTTAAATTCACCAAAACTTACGCTCAAAATGAGGGGTTAGATTTTGAAGATGATGCGAGCTATTTTGCTTACAAGGCTAGAGAGGGCTTAAAAGAGCGTCTAAAATTAGTGCCAGAAACGGAGCATAAAAAATATCAAGAGCGTTTGGAAAAAGAAATTGAAGTTATTACTAACATGAAGTTTCCGGGCTATATGCTAATTGTGTGGGACTTTATCCGCCATGCTAAAGAAGTGGGCATTCCTGTGGGACCGGGTAGGGGGAGTGCGGCAGGAAGTCTAGTCGCCTTTGCTTTAAAAATCACTAATATTGACCCCTTAAAATACGATTTGCTCTTTGAAAGGTTTCTCAACCCTGAAAGAATAAGCATGCCTGATATTGATACGGATTTTTGTCAGCGTAGGCGTAAAGAAATCATAGAATACATGATTGAAAAGTATGGCAAATACAATGTGGCTCAAGTAATCACTTTTAACAAGATGTTGGCTAAGGGCGTGATTAGAGATGTCGCAAGGGTTTTGGATATGCCCTATAAGGAGGCTGATGATTTTGCCAAACTCATTCCTAATCGCTTAGGCATTACGCTTAAAGGCTATGAAAAAAATGGCGAGTTTGTGGAAGGAGCGTGGGAATTAGAGCCTAAAATCAAAGAATTAGTAGAGAGTAATGACTTAGCCAGACAAGTATGGGAGTATTCGCTTAATTTAGAGAATTTAAATCGTAATGCTGGCGTGCATGCTGCAGCGTTAGTGGTAGATAGCGAGAAAGAGTTATGGCATAAAACCCCTTTATTTGCGTCTGAAAAAACCGGCGGTATTGTTACGCAATATTCTATGAAGTATTTAGAACCGGTGGATTTGATTAAGTTTGACTTCTTAGGGCTTAAAACCTTGACCGTGATAGATGACGCTCTTAAAATCATTAAAACTCAGCATAAAATTGATTTGGATTTCTTATCGCTAGATATGGACGACCCCAAAGTTTATAAAACCATTCAAAGTGGCGACACGGTGGGGATATTCCAAATTGAATCGGGCATGTTTCAGGGGCTTAACAAACGCTTAAGACCATCAAGTTTTGAAGATATTATTGCAATTATCGCACTTGGAAGACCCGGGCCTATGGAATCAGGCATGGTAGATGACTTTGTTAATAGAAAGCATGGCATTGAGCCAATTACTTATGCATTTAAGGATTTAGAGCCGATTTTAAAGCCCACTTATGGCACGATAGTCTATCAAGAACAAGTTATGCAAATCGTGCAAACGATTGGAGGGTTTAGCTTAGGTGAGGCGGATTTAATTAGAAGGGCTATGGGTAAAAAAGACGCTCAAATTATGGCGGACAATAAGGCGAAGTTTGTAGAAGGAGCTAAGAATTTAGGGCATGATAGTAAAAAGGCGGCTGATTTGTGGGATTTGATTGTTAAATTTGCCGGCTATGGGTTTAATAAATCACACTCCGCAGCCTATGCGATGATAACTTTCCAAACAGCGTATCTAAAGACTTACTACAAGCATGAATTTATGGCAGCCATGCTTACAAGCGAATCTAATAAGATTGAATCTGTGGCTAGATATATTGATGAGGTTAGGGCTTTAGAAATTGAAGTTATGCCCCCCCATGTTAACACTTCTATGCAAGATTTCAGCGTTACAGAATTTGAGAATGAAAAGGGCGCACTAGAAAAGAAAATCGTGTTTGGATTAGGAGCGATTAAAGGGGCTGGGGGTGAGCCGATTAAAAATATTATTGAAGAGAGAGCTAAGGGGGATTATAAGAGTTTAGAAGATTTTATTTCACGAGTGGATTTTTCTAAAATCACTAAAAAATCCTTAGAACCCTTAGTCAAATCAGGGAGCTTGGATAATCTAGGCTACACCCGAAAAACCATGCTCGCTAACTTAGATTTAATCTGTGATGCAGGGCGTGCTAAAGACAAAGCTAATGAGATGATGCAAGGAAGCAATTCGCTCTTTGGAGCTATGGAGAGCGAAGAAAAAGAACAAGTCGTTTTGAATATGACTGATTTAGGCGAACATGACGCTAAAACACTTTTAGAATATGAATATGAGATTTTAGGAATCCATGTTTCAGGAAATCCTTTAGATGAGTTTAAAGAAGAGATTAAGGGCTTTAAAAACTTAGTCAAAAGCATTGACATTGAAGAATTAGAAATTGGCTCGCAAGCTTATTTGCTCGGTAAGATTATGGAAGTTAAAAAGAAAATTGGCAAACGAAGCGGTAAGCCTTATGGCACAGCAGATATTTTAGACAGATATGGCAAGTTTGAGCTTATGCTTTTTGAAAAGCAATTAAACGCCCTAGAAGAGTTGGATATTAATAAACCCTTAGTGTTTAAATGCAAGATTGAAGAGCAAGAAGAAGTCGCACGACTAAGGCTTTTTGAAATCTTGGATTTAGAGAGTGCTAGAGAAGTTAAAATTCCAAAAGCTCGTTATAAAGACCCTAACAAGGAAAAAGAAGATGTGCGTGAAATACCGCCTGTTGAGATGTTAGCATCTAGTTCTTGTTCTTTGGCGATTGTGCTAGAAAATGATGTGAAAAAAGAGTTTTTAAAGCAAATCAAAGAAAGCGCTTTAAAGCATCAAGGCAAGCATCCTTTGTGCTTGATTGTAAAAGATAAGGGCAAGCAATTCAAGTTTCAAAGCGATTTGTTGGTAGATGAAAGCATTAAAGAAGAGTTTAAAGAATTAGAGTGGAGGGATTTAGCGTGA
- a CDS encoding pseudouridine synthase: MEGFSVRINQFLAHYTKHSRREAEKLVLEGRVKINHEHAKLTSIVKENDKVFLDKRLIKPLKNKKFSVLVYHKPKGELVSKADPLNRRVIYESLEKKYAHFVPIGRLDFASEGVLLLSDSKAVVSALMHTNLEREYLIKIQGAITKDMQLAMQEGLKLENATKGAHNKTAIKSMEFAPFIHYEIIKNHAKYSKLRVVISEGKNRELRRFFAHFNAEVLDLRRVRYGFVNLNALPVGKMRFLNRQEYNELHAFMQEG; the protein is encoded by the coding sequence GTGGAGGGATTTAGCGTGAGAATTAATCAATTTTTAGCCCACTATACTAAGCATTCACGAAGAGAGGCTGAAAAACTTGTCTTAGAAGGGCGTGTCAAAATCAACCATGAGCATGCTAAACTTACTAGCATTGTGAAAGAAAATGACAAGGTATTTTTAGACAAACGCCTAATCAAGCCTTTAAAAAATAAAAAATTTAGCGTGCTAGTTTATCACAAGCCAAAGGGCGAGTTAGTGAGTAAAGCTGACCCCTTAAATAGGCGTGTGATTTATGAAAGCTTGGAGAAAAAATACGCTCATTTTGTGCCTATTGGGCGTTTGGATTTTGCGAGTGAGGGGGTGCTACTCTTAAGCGATAGTAAGGCGGTGGTAAGTGCTTTAATGCATACGAATTTAGAAAGAGAGTATTTAATCAAAATTCAAGGTGCGATTACAAAAGATATGCAACTTGCTATGCAAGAGGGCTTGAAATTAGAGAATGCTACTAAGGGCGCACATAATAAAACTGCGATTAAAAGCATGGAATTTGCCCCCTTTATTCATTATGAAATCATCAAAAACCATGCCAAATATTCTAAGCTTAGGGTGGTTATTAGTGAGGGGAAAAACAGAGAATTGAGGCGTTTTTTTGCACATTTTAATGCTGAAGTGTTGGATTTAAGGCGTGTGCGTTATGGTTTTGTGAATTTGAATGCTTTACCGGTAGGGAAAATGCGTTTTTTGAACCGCCAAGAATATAATGAGTTGCATGCGTTTATGCAAGAGGGATAA